The DNA sequence TTCCGCAAGTTCCTCGACAAGTACATTCACGGACCCAAGGACTTCAACGAGTACATGGAGCTCTGCGGCGGCATCGAGAAGCTGCGGCGCCTCCGGGCTCTCGAACTGATGCTCGGGCGGCCCGGGGTCACCTGACACCGCCTACGCGAACCCCGGCTGACGAAGCCGGTGGTCGCCAGGAGGCCGCTGGTCGCATTGCGATGCGCGGTATGTCGAGCAGTCAGTCAAAGGCATCCCGGCAGGAGGCGATGGCTGTGACCGGCGAGTACAACCCCATGGAGCTCATGATATGCCTGGCCGCGCGGTACCTCGAAGACGGTGCCACCGTGGTGGTGGGTACCGGGGCACCCTGCGCCGCGGCCATGCTGGCCCAGCGGCTTCACGCCCCGAACCTGATCATCATGTTCGAGGCGGGTGGGGTAGCCCCCATCCTCCCCACCATGCCCATCTCGGTGGGCGATTCCCGCACCTTCTGGAAGGCCGTCATGGCGACCAGCATGGACGACATCATGTCGTTCTGCCAGAAGGGCATGGTGGACTATACCTTCCTGGGCGGAGCCCAGGTGGACATGTACGGCAACATCAACTCCACCATGATCGGCACCGATTACTCCCGGCCCCGGGTGAGGTTCCCGGGTAGCGGCGGCGCCAACGACCTGGGCTCCCTGTGCTGGCGTACCATGATGATCACCCCCCAGGACCGCCGCCGCTTCGTGCCCAGGTGCGACTTCATCACCACCCCGGGGTACCTGACCGGTCCCGGCGCGCGCGAGGCGGCGGGGCTGCCGCCCGGAACGGGCCCGTACAAGGTCATCACCAATCTGGCCGTGATCGGATTCGACGAAGAGGCCAAGCGCATGCGGGTGGAAAGCCTGCACCGGGGCATCACCCGGGAGCAGGTCCAGGAGAACACCGGATTCGAGCTGCTGTGGGCCGACGATCTGGCCCAGAGCCAGCCCCCTACTCCGGAGGAACTGGAAGTGCTCCGGCGGGAGGTCGACCCCTACCGCTACATCATCGGTCGCTGACACCGGGGTCACCCCCGGATGCGGTGCGGCAAGTCCCGCAGGTCCGGCAGGCGCCGGGCATCCTCCCTGGGGAGGGCGCCTGCTCTGTCTGTCGAAAGACCTATGCGGGGGTGCGCCTGGTGCGGGGACGATATCTCCTCCTGCAGAGGGCAGAGGCCATTCTCCTCGAAGAGAAAGCGGACAAGCTCTTCGGACTCACCCGCCTGCTGGATGCCCACCTCGAGGGCGACTACGACGATATCCTGCGCCTGCGCGGTATTCCCCCTGACGCTCCCCCGGAGCAGAAGCTGAAGGTCCTCAATGAAGCCCTCAGTCCCTTCACCGATCTGGTGGCAGGCGCTTTCCCGGGCGTGGGAGTAGGATACTACTCGGCCGACCTGGACTGCATCCTGACCTACGGGCCGAGCGGCGAATTCGGAAACAAGGTCGGGATCACCGTGGACCCGTGCCACCTGGGGCGCCAGGCCATGGCCCAGAGGCGCGACGTGGTGGGCGTGGGCTCCATGGTGCGGGGGGACATCATGAACTGCATGAGACCCCTGCTCCGGGGGAACCGCACCATCGGCTTCTGCTGGGCCAACGAGACTCTGGAAGACATTTATCGCCAGATGGAGTTCCGCGCCCGGAAGGTGTTCTTTTCCCCCGACGTGGAGCCCGTGCTGGGGCTCACCGGCCTGCTGCTTTCCTCCAGCCGCTCCCTTCTCACCAGCCTGCGCCAGTTCCCCGCCGGGCCACCCCGGTCGCTGACATACCAGCCCCCCAGGGAATCGGCGGATGCGTTGCCCCAGCCCCCTTCCGGGGACGCGCTGGGCGCGCTGGCCTGGTCGCTGGACCGCATCCGCCGCTATCTCACCCTCTTTCTCAACAGCCTCAGCCTCGGGGTGCTCATCGCCGACCACCAGGAAGAAGTGGCCTTCGTCAATCAGGCACTCACCGACCTGGCCGGCATCACCTCTCCCCCCGCGGGTCTCCCCCTGCCCCAGGCCCTCACCAGCATAGGACTGAGCGAACTGGTCCCGGCAGTGGGAGAGCTGAGGCGCACGGGGGAGCGCTACCGGTTCGCCTCGCTGGTCCTGGCCCCTCCTGCCCGTGCTTCGCGACCGGTACGGGCCATCCTCTCCCGGATTGAGGACCTGCCGGGACAGGGAGCCGGCCTGGTCGTCCTGGTAGAAGACGAGGCGGGAGCCCGGGAGGAGGAGGAGCGACTGCGCCGGGCCGAAAGACTGGCGGCACTGGGGGAACTGGCTTCTACCATCGCCCACGAAATCAGGAACCCGGTCACCATCGTGGCTGGTTGCCTGGAACTCCTGGGACCACGGGCCGGGGACCGCGAGTTCGTGGCAGAAACCGCCCGTATCGCCACTGAGGAACTGGGGCGCATCAACCGCACCGTGAATGCCCTCCTGGACTTCGCCCGCTTTGCCGAGCCACACCTGACCAACACAGACGTCAACCAGGTGCTGCGCCGGGCAACTGCCCTGGTACGGGACTATGCCCGTTCCCACCACGTCCAGGTCACAGAGGAGTACGGCGACCTGCCTTCCCTCAGCGCCGATCCCGATCACCTGCAGCAGGCGTTCCTGAACCTCCTCATCAACGCCGTCCAGGCCATGCCGGGCGGAGGTACCCTGGGGGTCCGAACTTCTTGCCGGCAGGGGAGCCAGTTCGTCCGCGTGGAAATAACCGACACGGGAGAAGGCATCAAGCGGGAAGACCAGGACCGGGTCTTCAACATGTTCTTCACCACCAGGACGGGCGGCACCGGGCTGGGGCTGGCCCTGGTCCACCGCATCGTGGACGAGCACGGCGGCATGGTGGAATTCGAGAGCGAACCCGGCCGTGGTACCAGCTTCGTGGTACACCTGCCCGTGCGTGTCCTCAGCTGGCCGGAGCGACACCGGTGAAAGGCAGGTCCAGCATGCGCCCGCGACTCCTCCTCGTAGACGACGAGCCCAACATGGCCTGGCTTCTGAGGCAGATACTGGGAGAAGAGTACGACCTGTGCGCGGCCTCCTGCGGTCAGGAGGCGCTGCATCGCCTGCGCACGGAAAGGCCCGATCTGGCCCTGGTGGACATGCGCCTGGGCCAGGAAGACGGGCTGCAACTGCTGCAGGACTTGCGGAAGGTCCATCCTGGCATGCCCGTCATCGTCCTGACCGCGTACGCAACCGTGAAGACGGCAGTCGAGGCTATGAAGGCGGGTGCTTTCGACTACGTCCCCAAGCCCTTCGACCCCGAGGAGCTCAAGCTGACTCTGCAGCGGGCCCTTTCCCTGGCCCGGCTGAGCCGGCGGGTGGAGGAACTGGAGGAGGAGTTGCGGCGCCGCTACGGCCAGGCCGACCTGGTGGCCGTGAGCCCGCAGATGCTGCGGGTGCTGGCGGTGGCGGAGAAGGTGGCCGGCAGCGACGCCCCCGTCCTCATCACCGGCGAGAGCGGTACGGGCAAAGAGGTGGTCGCCCGCACCATCCACGCCCTCAGCCCCCGGCATGGCGGTCCCTTCGTGGCGGTCAACTGCGCTGCCCTGCCCGAATCCCTGCTGGAGAGCGAACTGTTCGGCTACGAGGCGGGAGCCTTCACCGGCGCCAGATCGCGCAAGCCCGGGCGGTTCGAGAACGCCGCCGGAGGGACCATCCTCCTGGATGAGGTGGCCGACATGCCCCCGCCCCTGCAGGCCAAGATCTTGCGCGTCCTGGAGGACGGAGAGGTGTTCCCGCTGGGCGCGCGCCGGGCATGCCCGGTGGACGTGCGGGTGATCTCCTGCACCAACCGCGACCTGGCCAGGCAGGTCCAGCAGGGGAGTTTCCGGGAGGACCTCTACTTCCGCCTGGCGGTCATCCCCCTCCACCTTCCTCCCCTGCGCGAGCGGCGGGAGGACATTCCCCTGCTGGCACAGCACTTCGTGAAATCGTTCGGGGAGAAATACGGCAAGCACATCCAGCTGTCGACCGACGCCCTGCGCTGCCTGCAGGGGTACACCTGGCCGGGAAACGTAAGGGAGTTGCGCAACCTCATCGAGCAGATCGTTATCCTCTCGGAGAAGAAGGTGATAGACGGGTGCGATCTGCCCCCGCACATCGCCGGTGCACCGCAGATCGCCGGTGTCCGCCCGGATGACACCACCGGTCGGCCGGCTACGCTGCACCGGGCCCGCCAGCAGGCGGAATGGTGGGCCATAAGGGAAGCCCTACGCGCAGCCGGCGGCAACCGCACCCGGGCCGCCCGTTCCCTGGGCATATCCCGACGCGCTCTGCTCAACAAACTCAAGGGGATGCCGCCGGACGAACTGCCACCGCGGGAGGCGGCGATGCCGCCCGGCGACCTCGGTCCGCGCGAGGCTCTGATGCCGCCCGCTGAACTCGGTCCGCGCGAGGCCCTGATCCCGCCCGCCGCGCCCCCTCCGCGGGACGAACTCTTGCCGCGCGACGAACGCCAGTCGCGCGGCGGGACCCAGCCGGCACCCCCCTGACGGGGCAGCCTCCCTGCCGGAAACGCCTACCGTGGGCGAGCCTGCCCGGTCCGACCCAGCCGGGTTACATCATCATCCCGCAGGCGCCGGCCGCACCCAGCACATCTGGCGCATGCGCACGTGGGTCGGCCCCTGGGGCGTCTCCAGCAGGACGTGGTCGGGGAACACCTGCCGCAGCAGGCCGGCGATAGTGCCGCACACCGTCGCCACCTGCACGTTCTGTCCCACCAGACCCTGCAGGTGACGCACGAACTGCGGCTCATCGAAGCCCGAGATCAGGGACGGATCGACGCTTGACATAATATCACCTCCCGTCTACCCATTCTTACGCGCCATCGCCCTCCGATGATCACGTACACGCGTCCGCCCGACGGGCTCCCGCCGCGCCTCTTGCGGCCCACTTTGCCTGCCACGCGAACGCGCGTCGGTATGTTGACGCCCGCCCGCGGTACCGATATAATAGGCGCGTAACAAAACATGATTAGGAACGCTCCTCGATAGCTCAATGGTAGAGCGCCCGGCTGTTAACCGGGGGGTTGCAGGTTCGAGTCCTGCTCGAGGAGCCAATCAATTTCCCGGCGTTGAAGGGGCTCCTGAGTTACGCAGCACAATGTGTTGGTTCGGCCACGGCGTGTACATAGGGACAGATGGAGGTGTGCGCTGAATGCCCGGGAATGAGCCGATCACGGTGAGACCATTCGAGCAAGGGCCGTACCTTCAAGCCGCCCTCTTTTGCGACCAAGTGATTGTAGGAAATGATAACGTCCTCTCTCTCATACGAATAATCGATACTTTGACGCACACGGAGAGAGGGCCTACCGCGCCCACCGAGATGCCGGAGGTGTCCTACCGGTCTAAGCTGGTGATCATGCTCAAGCCCGGACGCGCCAGAGGACGACACGAAGTCAAGATCCAGCCGGTCCTCCCTAACGGGGAATCGCTCCCGCCTTTCGTGACATCCGTGCACTTTGAAGCAGAGGCGAACCGTATTGCACCCGTAGCCAATACATAGTCTACCGCACGAAAGACGGCGAATACGTCGCCGGAGTACATCAGTATCTCCGTCCGGACCGTACGCTGGGCGCCAGTGGAAAGCCAGACCCCCTGAGGCGGGTCGTCGGAGGCCGGAAATGGCTTACAGCCCCCGGAAGACCCCGCGAGTCCCCAACTGGTTATAAGACGCATAGTCCCCAAGTCGGGTCGGCAAGAGGACGGGGCAAGTCGCACGCTCCTCCGTACCAGTGCTTTGTCAGCTCATGCGACGCGCCAGCGTGACGAAAACGTGGTACAATTGTCACGGGTGATCACCCGTCGCTGTACATGGCCAGAGGCGACAGCACCGGGGTTTTCGTTTGCCGCCCGTCGCCCGTACATACCACTCCGTGAACTCTCTTCCCGAGCACAAGAGGTGGGTCCATTGAATCACAGCCAGATCGTCAGCTTCATCTGGGGAGTAGCCGACCTGATCCGGGACAGCTTCAAACGCGGCAAGTACCAGGACGTCATCCTGCCCCTCACCGTTCTGCGGCGCCTCGACTGCGTCCTCGCCCCCACGAAGGGGAAGGTCCTGGAGACGGTGGCTAGGTTCAAGGAGAAGCTGGAGAACCTCGACCCCCAACTGCGCCGTGCTTCCGGCTTCGCCTTCTACAACAAGTCCCTGTATGACTTCGACAAGCTCATCGCCGACGCACCCAACCTGGCTGCCAACTTGCGTAACTATATAAGCGGCTTCAGCGCCAACATGCGCGAGGTCCTGGAGAAATTCGACTTCGACAACACCATCACCAAGCTAGATGAGGCGGGGCTGCTGTTCCAGGTGATGGAGCGGTTCAAGAACGTGGGTCTGCACCCCGACGAGGTCGACAACCCCACCATGGGCACCATCTTCGAAGAGCTGATCCGTAAGTTCAACGAGGCGCTCAATGAGAACCCAGGCGAACACTTCACCCCCCGCGACGTCGTGCACCTCATGGCCGACCTCTTGCTGGCGGGCGATGAGGAACGCATCCGCCGCAAGGGCGTGGTGCTCACTGTTTACGACCCCTGCTGCGGCACGGGGGGAATGCTCACCATCACGAAGGATCACATCCTCGGTAACGGCGGCCGGGGCGGGATCAACCCCGAAGCCGACATCCATCTGTTCGGCCAAGAGGTCAATCCGGAGACATTCGCCGTATGCAAGTCAGACCTGTTCATGAAGGACCCCACGGGGCGAGATGCCGACCACATCGCCTTTGGGAGTACCCTCTCCGGCGACCGCCACGCTGGCCGCACCTTCGACTACCTGATCGCCAACCCGCCCTACGGCAAGGACTGGAGGCGCGACGAGGACGCGGTGCGGGCGGAGCACGAACGCGGATCCGGAGGCCGCTTTGGGGCAGGTCTGCCCCGCATCAATGACGGACAACTGCTCTTCCTGCAGCACATGCTGGCCCACATGAAGCCAGTGGACGAGGGCGGCTCCCGCGTGGCCATTATCATGAACGGGTCCCCCCTCTTCTCCAGCGACGCAGGCAGCGGCGAGAGCGAGATCCGCCGCTGGATTCTGGAGAACGACTGGCTGGAGGCGCTGATCGCTTTGCCCGAGCAACTCTTTTACAATACCGGCATTGCGACCTACGTTTGGGTGCTCACGAACCGCAAAGCCCCAGAGCGCAAAGGGCTAGTACAACTCATCGATGCCACTTCATTTTGGGTACCGATGCGCAGAAGCCTGGGTGAAAAGCGCCGCGAAATCCCTCCAGACAAGGCAGCCGAAATCCTTGCCCTGCACGGCGCCTTCGAAGAAGGGGAACTGGTCAGGATCTTCCCCGCCACCCACTTTGGATACCGCAAGATCACCATAGAACGCCCACTGCGCCTGAACTTCCAGGCCACCCCCGAGCGAATCGCCCGCCTCGACGACGAACCCGCCTTCCAAAACCTTGCCCGGAGCAAGAAGAAGAGCCCCGAGGAAAGGGCCCGAGAAGAGCAGGAGGGGCGTCAGTTACAGGTGGATATCAAGCGCGTGCTTTCCACTCTTCCCCGTACCCTGTTCAAGGACCGTGATGCTTTCGTGGCCGAGCTGAAAAAGGCTGAGGGGCGCGAGGGAACCAAGCTTACGGTCCCCCTGCGCAAGGCCGTGCTCTCTGCCCTTTCGGAACGTGACGAAACGGCCTCGGTCTGCCGCGATGATAACGGCAACCCCGAACCAGACCCCGAACTCCGCGACACCGAAAACGTCCCGCTCTCCGAAAACATCGAGGCCTACTTCGAGCGAGAAGTCAAACCCTACGTCCCCGATGCCTGGATCAACACCGCCATTCGCGACCACAAGGACGGCCAGGTCGGCAAGGTGGGCTACGAGATCAACTTCAAGCGCTATTTCTTCAAGTACACCCCGCCCCGCCCACTTGAGGATATCGAAGCCGACATCCAAGCAATCGAAGGCGACGTCATCCGTTTGCTGGCCGACCTGACCAACCGGAACGAGGTGGGGCGGTGAAGCAGGTCCCCCGTACACAGACGGTCCAAGTGGACCTGGGGTTAGGTCATACGACAAGCCCAGCCCCGATGACTACGACAATCGCCATGGACACTCAGTCGCGTTCTGGTATCAGGCATTCCGCGCCTCCGTTCAGACTGTATCCGGCCTACAGGGACTCAGGCGTAAAGTGGCTCGGATCGACTCCGACGAATTGGCAGGTAAGTCGGTTGCGTTTCTTCGTAGAACTCAACCCCTCGCCCCGCGCCGAGCGCCATTCGCCGGAAATGGTCGTGTCCTTTGTTCCGATGGAGGCACTGGGAGAATTTGGCGGGCTCCGTCTGGATGCAGAGAAGAGGCTGGATGAAGTCCTCACCGGCTACACCTACTTTGCCGAAAACGATGTACTCGTGGCCAAGATCACACCGTGCTTCGAGAACGGCAAGGGTGCACTGGCGGAAGGGCTGGCCAACCGCACCGGCTTCGGAACAACTGAGCTTTATGTGTTGCGCGCCCGGCCGGGGCTCGTTTCGCGTTTCCTATTCTACCTGACCATCAGTCATCCGTTTCGGAAGATCGGCGAATCGGAGATGTACGGCGCCGGAGGCCAGAAGCGTGTTCCTCCCCACGTTGTGAGAGACTTCCGCTTCGCCAGACCCTCGCTCGCCGAGCAACGCGCCATTGCTCTGTTCCTTGACCGCGAGACAGCAAGGATTGACCGGCTAGTGGCATGCAAGAAACGGCTGATCGAGTTATTGAGCGAGAAGCGTGCCGCACTCATCACGCGTGCTGTCACCAGAGGACTCGATTCCGGCGTTCCGCTTAAAGATTCCGGGGTTAATTGGCTGGGAGAGATCCCGGCCCATTGGGAAACCAGGAGGCTCAAAGAACTGAGTGCGTTGCAGACGGGCCTCACCTTGGGCAAGACGTACGAGGGGCAGCAACTGACCACACGGCCCTACCTGAGAGTGGCGAATGTGCAGGACGGCTACCTCGATCTTGCGGAGATCACCGAGATCGAGGTCCCCGTCCAGGACGTGCACCACTACGAGCTTCAGGCGGGGGACGTCTTGATGACCGAGGGCGGTGACTTCGACAAGCTGGGGCGCGGATACGTGTGGGAAGGCCAGATAGCTGGGTGCCTTCACCAGAACCACATCTTTGTTGTCCGACCCCAGCCGGACCGACTCAATTCTCATCTTCTGGCCCTGGTCATGAGCAGCCACTATGGCCGCGCCTATTTCACCGCCGAGTCCAAGCAGTCGACCAACCTCGCCTCGACCAACACCAAGACGCTTCGGAACTTCCCTATCCCCCTGCCGCCGCTGTCGGAGCAAGAGGCTATCGTGGGTTGGGTGAAGTTGCAGACTGCGAAGATCGACCAGTTGACTGGAAGAATCCGCGAGGGTATTGACCGCCTCCATGAGTACCGGACCGCGCTCATCTGGGCGGCGGTGACGGGGAAGATCGACGTGCATGAGGAGGTGGAGGTCATATGAGCCCTGGCCCTGACATCTCGGAGCGCAGCTTTGAGGAAGCAATCGAGCGGACGTTGCTGTGGGGCCAGCCGGAACCTAAACCCGGAACGGGTACTCTGGTGCGCGGCATTTCCCTGCCATATGGGGATTTCGCCCCCGGGGGGTACCAGCGACGGACACCCGACGAGTATGATCCGACTCTGTGCCTAATTCCCCGTGACGTCGTCGATTTCGTCCTTGCCGCGCAGCCCAAGACCTGGGAGCGGCTCAAGCAGTATCACGGGAGTGACGTGAGGCGGCGCTTCCTGAGCCGCCTGTCCGCCGAGATCGCCCGGCGGGGCACACTGGACGTGCTGCGCAACGGCATCAAGGACTCGGGCTGTGCGTTGAGGCTCGCTTACTTCCGCCCGCCCAGCGGGTTGAACCCGGATCTCCAGCGCCTCTATGAGGCCAACATCTTCTCTGTGGTGCGCCAGTTGCGCTACAGGGAGGACCCCGAGGACAGGCACAGCCTGGACCTCGTCCTCTTTCTCAACGGCATGCCCATCTTCACGGCGGAACTGAAGAATCCCCTCACGGGCCAGACGGTGCACGAGGCCATTGCGCAGTACAGGAGAGATCGCGACCCGCGCGA is a window from the Bacillota bacterium genome containing:
- a CDS encoding DUF2642 domain-containing protein, which produces MSSVDPSLISGFDEPQFVRHLQGLVGQNVQVATVCGTIAGLLRQVFPDHVLLETPQGPTHVRMRQMCWVRPAPAG
- a CDS encoding CoA-transferase encodes the protein MTGEYNPMELMICLAARYLEDGATVVVGTGAPCAAAMLAQRLHAPNLIIMFEAGGVAPILPTMPISVGDSRTFWKAVMATSMDDIMSFCQKGMVDYTFLGGAQVDMYGNINSTMIGTDYSRPRVRFPGSGGANDLGSLCWRTMMITPQDRRRFVPRCDFITTPGYLTGPGAREAAGLPPGTGPYKVITNLAVIGFDEEAKRMRVESLHRGITREQVQENTGFELLWADDLAQSQPPTPEELEVLRREVDPYRYIIGR
- a CDS encoding ATP-binding protein → MRGRYLLLQRAEAILLEEKADKLFGLTRLLDAHLEGDYDDILRLRGIPPDAPPEQKLKVLNEALSPFTDLVAGAFPGVGVGYYSADLDCILTYGPSGEFGNKVGITVDPCHLGRQAMAQRRDVVGVGSMVRGDIMNCMRPLLRGNRTIGFCWANETLEDIYRQMEFRARKVFFSPDVEPVLGLTGLLLSSSRSLLTSLRQFPAGPPRSLTYQPPRESADALPQPPSGDALGALAWSLDRIRRYLTLFLNSLSLGVLIADHQEEVAFVNQALTDLAGITSPPAGLPLPQALTSIGLSELVPAVGELRRTGERYRFASLVLAPPARASRPVRAILSRIEDLPGQGAGLVVLVEDEAGAREEEERLRRAERLAALGELASTIAHEIRNPVTIVAGCLELLGPRAGDREFVAETARIATEELGRINRTVNALLDFARFAEPHLTNTDVNQVLRRATALVRDYARSHHVQVTEEYGDLPSLSADPDHLQQAFLNLLINAVQAMPGGGTLGVRTSCRQGSQFVRVEITDTGEGIKREDQDRVFNMFFTTRTGGTGLGLALVHRIVDEHGGMVEFESEPGRGTSFVVHLPVRVLSWPERHR
- a CDS encoding restriction endonuclease subunit S; this encodes MRFFVELNPSPRAERHSPEMVVSFVPMEALGEFGGLRLDAEKRLDEVLTGYTYFAENDVLVAKITPCFENGKGALAEGLANRTGFGTTELYVLRARPGLVSRFLFYLTISHPFRKIGESEMYGAGGQKRVPPHVVRDFRFARPSLAEQRAIALFLDRETARIDRLVACKKRLIELLSEKRAALITRAVTRGLDSGVPLKDSGVNWLGEIPAHWETRRLKELSALQTGLTLGKTYEGQQLTTRPYLRVANVQDGYLDLAEITEIEVPVQDVHHYELQAGDVLMTEGGDFDKLGRGYVWEGQIAGCLHQNHIFVVRPQPDRLNSHLLALVMSSHYGRAYFTAESKQSTNLASTNTKTLRNFPIPLPPLSEQEAIVGWVKLQTAKIDQLTGRIREGIDRLHEYRTALIWAAVTGKIDVHEEVEVI
- a CDS encoding sigma-54 dependent transcriptional regulator translates to MKGRSSMRPRLLLVDDEPNMAWLLRQILGEEYDLCAASCGQEALHRLRTERPDLALVDMRLGQEDGLQLLQDLRKVHPGMPVIVLTAYATVKTAVEAMKAGAFDYVPKPFDPEELKLTLQRALSLARLSRRVEELEEELRRRYGQADLVAVSPQMLRVLAVAEKVAGSDAPVLITGESGTGKEVVARTIHALSPRHGGPFVAVNCAALPESLLESELFGYEAGAFTGARSRKPGRFENAAGGTILLDEVADMPPPLQAKILRVLEDGEVFPLGARRACPVDVRVISCTNRDLARQVQQGSFREDLYFRLAVIPLHLPPLRERREDIPLLAQHFVKSFGEKYGKHIQLSTDALRCLQGYTWPGNVRELRNLIEQIVILSEKKVIDGCDLPPHIAGAPQIAGVRPDDTTGRPATLHRARQQAEWWAIREALRAAGGNRTRAARSLGISRRALLNKLKGMPPDELPPREAAMPPGDLGPREALMPPAELGPREALIPPAAPPPRDELLPRDERQSRGGTQPAPP
- a CDS encoding class I SAM-dependent DNA methyltransferase; the protein is MNHSQIVSFIWGVADLIRDSFKRGKYQDVILPLTVLRRLDCVLAPTKGKVLETVARFKEKLENLDPQLRRASGFAFYNKSLYDFDKLIADAPNLAANLRNYISGFSANMREVLEKFDFDNTITKLDEAGLLFQVMERFKNVGLHPDEVDNPTMGTIFEELIRKFNEALNENPGEHFTPRDVVHLMADLLLAGDEERIRRKGVVLTVYDPCCGTGGMLTITKDHILGNGGRGGINPEADIHLFGQEVNPETFAVCKSDLFMKDPTGRDADHIAFGSTLSGDRHAGRTFDYLIANPPYGKDWRRDEDAVRAEHERGSGGRFGAGLPRINDGQLLFLQHMLAHMKPVDEGGSRVAIIMNGSPLFSSDAGSGESEIRRWILENDWLEALIALPEQLFYNTGIATYVWVLTNRKAPERKGLVQLIDATSFWVPMRRSLGEKRREIPPDKAAEILALHGAFEEGELVRIFPATHFGYRKITIERPLRLNFQATPERIARLDDEPAFQNLARSKKKSPEERAREEQEGRQLQVDIKRVLSTLPRTLFKDRDAFVAELKKAEGREGTKLTVPLRKAVLSALSERDETASVCRDDNGNPEPDPELRDTENVPLSENIEAYFEREVKPYVPDAWINTAIRDHKDGQVGKVGYEINFKRYFFKYTPPRPLEDIEADIQAIEGDVIRLLADLTNRNEVGR